CAcactattataataaaaaaaaatattttttatattttttttacttggcaTCAGTGCAAAAAAGGAGGTAGACTTTTTTAAACTGAAACACATAATGGAATGCTTCCAAATATATGTAAGAACTGTAAAACCTGGAACcgcaattttttttgtatgtttattgaACATTTCTGCTTATTAGggaatatacaataaatacaatagaaaGACAAATACACCATACCTATTCACATTTCTAATGACCAAAAAGGGACCTTTTAGGTATTTCTAGACACACAACTGGGATGCTGTCAGGATTCCTGAGATTTATACCAGCAACCTGTAAATGGGAAGTGATGCATCTAACTTTGTCACCATCAAGAAGCACTGGAATCTCGTCCTTCCCATGGGATTAATATTCCTACTTGCTCCTTACACACCTACTACTCATCTAATAATCAGGGGCTTTTATATACTGGAGCTGCTCCCAACCACTCTTGCTGCAGTATTGTTTTTCTGGCCCCTGGTTTGTTTTTTCTGGTGTTTGTATGTGCTGATATTGTATCCTAGTTTTTGACTCcggttaacattttatttttcctccttcAATACATCGTCTGGATCTGTCATTATCTGATTGTTCAACCTGGACTGCGTTTATGCCTTCACCTAATTTTCTGTACCATGGTTTGTCTGACAAAGATCTCTGTTGTTCCGTTTAATCAAAGATGTCAGATGGTTCCAGCCTCGGTCTCCTTCCAGTTGATCTTGTCCCTTCAAAAGAgtgacacttgggaggtatgacatACTCTGTGGTTATacgcacacattttattttatccatCATCCTAAAGAGTTGAAATACTTTTGTTTGTCGTTAACTGGCTTTTTTACCTTTCTGTAAAAGCTGGAGACAGGATATCTGATAAAGGGAGTTTACTTAAGGATGGttattttatacacaatttATGCTTAGAACGGCATGCCTTATTTATTTGGACAGGCTCAATTTTCATAGAAAAATATGCTAGAAAGGCACAGTGGGCCAAATGTATCTGATTTAGATCACAATCATGAACTCCAAAAGTTAGAAAGCTCTACTCCGATTCCCCTATAATTGCAAACCTTCAGTTGTACCTCCAATCATTCTGATACAgtcgatttaaaaaaaatcatgaaaaaaagacaaactgcTTGTTTAATGTCATCTAACATATTTGCTTGACTAACCAGACTCAACTGAGGTGGCATGTCCATGCACGCTCACACTCCAACAAAGccctttacatatatatacacgttgATTGTGAGTACTTGCAAACTTTCCGAGTTCCAGGTGATTGTATGTTAGATGAATGAAACCGTACATGTCCTCGCCTGAAACTcgctaaattaaataaagatatCAACCCTCACTGTTAATCAAAGGGGACACACAGACTTGAAATGGAAGGCATTTGCCTCACATCACCTTGACTCTCCTCAAAGCAAGTATATGGAAGGAGAATTATTTTTGCAAATGCCATTGTGGATTGGTTTTAGTGAATGTACAAGTTGGCCTTCTATCCAACTTATGTGAGTTTGCTGCTGGAAATGTGCCTTTGTTTTTGCCAGTTTGCATGTGCTTGTAGTTTACTTATTGCATCTCATTAAACATCTCATTCCAAGATAACAAATCTATTCAtataaaacaaactaaacaaaacTTTCCACATTAGTAcatttgtgattatttttttgttaatacctGTAAAAGCATGCCGATACATTGAACCTGAAAATCActgtaattaaaacattttttgtatgcTGGGAATTACTCAGTGAACTTCTTACTGGCACCCTTCTGCAGCCTACTCAATACCCTAAAGGAGTGAGGGtgttaaaaagtattaaaataggGGCCTAAATTAAAGTCTTTGGTCAAGCCTATGGACACTATTCATGTCCATGGGGTCAATTAACATCTATGGAATATGCAGTGCATGGATCATAGCCGCATGGGACCTGAAAAAGTGAGCAGTGGGTGGGACTGAGAGTGTAAGCCTGGGCACCATACCCATCTGGTTGATTTATTTgacaattgtattatttattttttaaatacaattgtgCAGAGGTGGTGGGGAGACTTGAAATTTACCCTGCAACCTGTTGGAAATGGGAGGTAAATTTTGAAAGTTAGAAGCTAGTTTCTACTTGCATTTACAACCTGCAGTCAACTCACAGGTTAATGAAATCCACATTTTGCCAACTTGCAAGCACTCGCAGTTTAGTGAAAAGAGACCCTTGTCTTCTTGAAAAGATAGAATCTTTAGTCAAAGATGAGATGTCACATCAGGTTTTGGGACTTAAGCTATTATCTCTTTGCTCtctatatatagttatttatttgtatttaattatattttcttcaggacatatatatatctatatatatatatatattaattatatatatatagatatctacttaAGGACAAACTGTAAATCTcagaacatatatacataatatagtcTTAACCTCTCccaaaaacataatttgtaCCCTATTATTTCCCTAAACAATTCaaaccaaatagtaaaagtTATCCCATAGATGCCATGGTACATATAGGAAGATTTTACATGCAGCCCACATAGGTGACAGTACACACTATAACATAGTTTAGGCACTTAAATGCAGTTATATTTTGCATCTACTTTTTTCTatactataactcccatcacccttgtCATCATTCTGGCTGAAGATGATGGTGAATGTCCACAAAGCTCATTCGTCTTTTTTTCCTATGTATTGATATATTGACATATAAGAGGGGTTGGGTGTTACCCTGTGATTTTGACCTGAaggcaaattaaaaatatttaatagtttaGTCTGTACTACATGGCCACAAATATTAGAGGTAGATAATTCTACTACTGCCACAGACATCCTGGAAATACAGCAAGCTCGAGAGAGAGTTCATTATACACAATACATGTTTGGTGGGGTGGAGGGCAGTGGCAAGTTACGCCACCTTCCTGAAATGAATTTTTTCAGGTTGGGATGTCTGAATGGCGTATTGCCTCACGTTAGGTCCCAACAAGAATAGGGTGTTGATGATTAATCAGCAGGTACTTGTGGACTGCACCCATTCATAAACAAGTAGCAGACATAATCTTATCTGGCAAACGTAGAAGCACAGAAACACATCCACCTTTACAACAAGCCAGTCTTGTGTATTATCGTGAGCTGTTATTGTGGTAATAATCACTTGTTTAGCTGAAAAGGCCTTTGTCAAGGCTGTCATTGAATAACACCAGGGGCAGACCAGtctaaaattctttaaaaatgtccacTTTAAGGGGCAGGAACTGATGGGGTCGTGTAACGTGACCATCGTGTTAAAAGCTAGGCTGCTTGCACAGCGTGTCCGAGCAGCTAGAAAGAACGTTCTGGGCAAGGTGAAAAGGATGAGGGGACGCGGCAGTTTGTTtgcatgttagagtgagtgtgtatgtgtaagtgcctGTGCTagcatcagtgtgtatgtgtaagtgtatgttttcatgaatgtgtatgtgtagaaGGAACATGtatgagcatgagtgtgtaagtgtgttacagtgtatgttagtgtgagagtgagtatgtgtgtgtaagcatgattGTGTAGGTATGTGTTCAgcgtgagtgttagtgtgtctgtttGTGTTGGTGCTAGAGAGtgtgtattatacataataGGGTTAGCTAAAGCTAAAATTACTTTCAAATCACCTAGAAATAACTTAACATCCTAAATAGAATTACAAGATAAAAATGTGCTATACCGTGTAATTCCCATACCATTATTACTGCTCATGTGGCTGTTCAATTATTAAGGAATATCAACATGAATAGCTCaaaggaaagagagaagagataTGATGAAgtcattcaaagggttaaaaaagacAGTGTCAAGATATTGACATATATTATTTCTTAGCTTCTGTGAAATGTTTCTAATAATTTATCTGTATTCACAGTTTTAATAGTTATGCTACTGTAGTTTAGCAGATGAtccatattttgtgtttttacttcCTTTATCATAGACAGCTGTATTATTGACATTCCTGGTGCCATTTTATTGATAGAAAGTTCCAAAGACAAATGCAGCTTCAGTATACTGTATTTCTTTGGTGACTCTGCAAGGTGATTTGTACTGTAGTATGTGCTGAATCACAGGAAGAGTTGCCATACACTTGAAATGATGGAGCCCCAACATGCATatcaaaatcaaatatatattgtgaactACAGTTGGTATGGCATATTATTGTAAATGGCAATACATAGCTTAAATCTTATTTGAAGCACTTGCATCATGAGGGGTACTAGCGATTTGTACATGTATTCCCTTTTCAGATTAAAATGGTAAATCTTTGGTTTTGAGTTGTAGAGAACAATGCGTCACTTGCACTAGGCTAACGATAGGAATAAATATACTGCTGCTGCCACCAAACAAATAACCCTAATCATAGGGTTGGGCAACTCGGTACATAAGGGAAATCTATGAATTTGTGAAACGGCTGGGTGAGAATCATTGGCGTTTGAGTTCGACCACACTTGGAGCGCTACCTATTAGCTATCTTTGATACATGCATCACATATATTCCTATAATTCACTAAAAAATGATATGAAAAAACAGCTGGACCAAGCTTTTGGAAAACAACTActactttaaatatttattgatcTTTTTCAATCCATCACTTTACTTTTGCATGTTTAGTTGAAGCAAACAGTTGTGTTCAATGATCATCAGACATCCATTGGTATAACTTAAAGCAATACTGAAAATGGGaatgaaattgttaaaaaaaaaaaaataataattgacatCCAGGAGTTCTCTGTGTATATCATTTTGAAGATAGCTGTATAAAAGTGCCCAACACAATTACAATCCATTGCCAAAAATATGGCACATAGAAAACAGATACTACCCAATctaccaaaaataaaaagaaaaaaaaaaggatattgaaAGTGGTCATTTTTGCACAATGACTGACATTTAAAGATGTTTGAAAcaattgttatttatattacctcaacacattaacacagaataaaatatttcacatattaTATGCATTGTCCATTTTCAATTGTGATTGTGTCTCTACGAATTACATTCCTCACAATGGCAGGAGAGGATATAGCGGTATGTGGCAGTCAGTCTTAGTCCACCTGCGCAACGCAGACGTATCGCTTTCAACTTTGAGGTCTGTGGCCGACAACAGTGGCAGGTTGACCGAAACGGCTGCTTGAGAACCGTACTGAAAGATACAAGCGGGTCTGAACGGGAAGTCTGGCTGCAACGGCCTTCGCAACGAGCAAGCAATACCAtctgtaacaaaacaaaaataaacattcctACATTAAATGAACCAAAACTTATTACAGGAACATAAGAGAACAGATAAACACAACCATACAAACAACAGATTACTGGAGCCGTGTAAAAGAACCTCTGGAATTTTAATAACACCCAGTGtgcatttttaaaacacattagtTGTTTATAAACAGTCTCTGGGGCAAAAGTATGAAAAGTAGcagcaacatatatatatatatatatatatatatatatatatatatatacttcataGTATACTAATAGTACTTCAAATGTCCAAACCCTGCCCAGTAATAATTCTTTAACCATGGAAAAAAATTGTATCTCATTCATAATTTCTGTCAGATCTACTACGTTATATTGCAAGATAAATTTGTGTGGCCTACAATGAATTGTGACCTACGGTGATGTGGAAAGGTATTTGCCCGCTCCCTATTAAATTGATTACttgtatgtataatatttagCATTTGTGTAAGTCAATAAGTTTTTCATGTCATATTTCTGTGTGCACAaacagtattattttattatatagtagTAACAGCAGTACTTTATATTTTCACTATATATAACGTATTAATGTATACCAGATACGAGAGGAGtgtgaatatttttattggacGTTTCATGGAACTATAATAAAAGGCCAGGTGTGACATTTTATTGAACTCTAGCAGTTTATATCGGGGCAGAATGCTCGCCATTTTGTCTAGCTGAGTAAATATTGACTTAATGTTAAAAGgccagaaatacaaaaaatgtacaatacaaaaattgtaaaaccagaaaaaaaacaaaaacataacgcAGTAACAATATTGGAAGAAAAACACCTGGTTTCTTACAAAGGGTTCTCAATGCAACTAAGTAAACACTACATGATAAAACCCTCACAAATATGAGTGTGTTACTTTGTTTACCATACACATGTGTTATTAAATATAGACATTATCAGTGTTTGTTCTGAAACAGCAAATATGGTTTCTGTATAGAccctcttttttctatttttctaatcaatgtattttagagtttgtatttaaaaagcTTATCAGCGGGAAAATACATGTTCCAGGAAATTATGTCTTATGATAAAACAGGGCatgcctttaaaataataaagcacaTGGAAACACGCCTTAAAATGTTATCTCCCATACAttaactagcaatggaaaaaacacagataaaactaaaaataaaatgaatattaatgacAATGTGTAATTGTAATGCATCTGAACAGGACATTATAGTTTGGTTTAGTTAGACAGTCTTGCGCAACGGCACAAAGGAGACCAGATTGGAGCCACATGttctaaaataaatgaacataACCCCTCTCAAGTGTAACACCAGTGTCTCTGGTAGGGTGAcaacatcagccattttttccaagacAGCAGCACCTCTTAGGTCATTTAAAACAACATATGTTAGCTATTGTTATTTGCATGTAATTTGATGAAGAACTTTGAAAATTGTTGTTAGTGGCTATAAAGACTCCCATCTTGTTTTTCCAAGAcacatacagtactgtgcaaaagttttaggcagacGCAGCTGTATgagaggaataaaactgggtaagGAATGGCCAGACTCACTTAGAAGGCGAGGTTGCTGATGTCAAAATGTTATTGACattgtcaaaagtcatacactaTGGGAACAAgacacagcaacaagacacaaggtagttatactgtatcagcaaggtctctcccaggcagaaattcCAATGCAGACAGAGGTTTCCAGATGTTATGTCTCTTTGATGAAGCAcaacaaaactgaaaatgttgAGGATCATAGAAGCAGTGGTTGGCCAAGGAAGCCATGCAGCAGaagaaagacacatcatgcttacttccctttgcaATTGGAAGATATCCAACAGTgtcatcagctcagcattgtcAGAAAAGTGTAAACCCCTAGTACACACATCTACTGTCCAGAGAAGTGATCTTCAtggaagaataaaatgtaacagccAAATTACAAGACCTTTGTGAATAATTGGAAATTtggcattatttattttgtaacaaaatgaaaaaaaagaccatatatatttattaaacatctcGAACAAGGAAGTAAATCAAAATGTATGACACTGAAAATGGTTTTGGAGCAGTCGGAAACATAAATCTATGTGCAAATTGAGACGGGTATAAAATTTAAAACAGCAATAAATGTCTTATAGCTCTTGAAAAATATGTCGGATTATGTTACAAAATATTAACTCTCATTCCAGCAGACtggatttaaaaggaaaataaactgCATTTGCTTTATATTTGTGTAGTATGATCAATGGCTGAGTTCAATTACCATAGAAAATCTATCACATGAAATTCAATAGGAATCGTCTCATAACTGGGGAATCAGTAGAAAAACggacataaaaatgtatcactgtttatatcatttttttttctattgctgTCTAGAACTGCTATTCAATTTCTAGTGATAGATTTTTCTCCGACAACTGAATCTAATATGTTGTTCtactcctttttcttttttttttaatctttgattggccacatttttaaaataagttaaCAAATGTTCAGAAGGGAAGCATGTTTCAAAAGAAGTGAAATGCTGGGACACAGGGGACTTCTAGTTTCCTATTACTTCTTAACTCATGCACCTTAGCCACATTGGAGTTATAACTATATATCCTATTGCCCTCATTACAAGTTGTAGGTTCTAGAGGGTAGGCCTTTTGAATCTCCATGTTTTTAAACTCATCTTACTTCTTGTATAGCAGCGTCACGTTTTTACTGTGTAATGGAATATACTGGTGCTTCGGCACTTGCCAGTTTATCATTCAAAAATTGTCATACAGAGAAAACCAGATGCAACAAAGGAACCAAATGGTTAGATAGGTGACCTCACAAATTGGTTAAACTGTTCAAAATATCACACTTTGTATTTGAATCACCCCCAGTTGCATGAGTAAATATGATCCACAGAGTTGTCTCTGCTTATGACCAAATGATAAACATTCTATCAAGAACCGGCAGTCATGTTTATAACTCTGGTTTAATGCTTGAAGCAAATGAtgtgtccaaatgctcctagtgaaatatcctaaatatatatactttttttgtggGGTATTTTAAGCTGGTGggctgctaaacagtcccaaatgagacataggTCTCCAAAAATTCAATTTGAAAATCTCAATTTTGGGAATGTTCCATTTTGTGCTCCATAACGtccaataaacattaaaaaaacctatgcatgttgttttttttcaaattcaagAAACTTACAttaatgtgttttgtgttattttggtcAACcggactttttttcccccttcaaatattttcattattttcatgtattatAATCCAAAACATTGGACCATACATCTAAAAATATCGAAAGAAGGCTCCATCTATCCTtgcaaaaacaatacataatatctGTAGGAGCACACAGAATTAAAAAGGAGAATCAAAGTAAAGGAAACATTGtgaaaatgctgaaaaagtcTCAGGTTTTTGGGCACAAGATACAAtcagtaaagaaggggttaaagaaaaaaacacccataaaTTAATATAAGGTTGTATTTAAAGATTTATTCAGTTTATATTATAGCTAGACCACCTGTTTTTCTCTCCAGTGTTTGTTTAtgaactataaaaatatatttcatcacATCCCTTCTTTAGTTTTAATTGCTTGTTAAATGCCATGATTATCACAAGGGATTCCCTGACAACACTCGTTAAAACAAAACTTGGATTCAGTTATAACAAAAGCTAATCACTTTTTTTCCGTTCAGAACAAAAACTGTTTAAACTTTTTATGGGAAACCACATTTTTTCAATCATTGAGCAGAAACTGAAGGATTAACATGACATTATACATCCAATTTTTCTACTAATTTGTGTTTTGTTGTAATCCAACTGGATTTGTGTGTGATGATTTGCATTATACATTGTCAAAAGATGATTTTGTTAGTTAAACTAACTGCTGCTTCAAATTAGATTGAAAGTTAAGCATAATGTATTGCATGGTTATGTCATCAGGTAATCTGCAGGGGATACAATATTGGAAAATTTGCTTGAATGTTTATCTTTGCATTCTTGGTACCTCAAATTTTAAGTTtctaattaatacattaaactAAATGAGTCAGGAAATGGGTAGGTTAGGGgttgattttctttaaaaaggcgAACATTCATAACCCGATTCCATTTTCTGATGGCTTGATATAATTTTCAACAAACAGGAAACTTTAGATATGAATCAAAATTGCAGACAATAGACCTGTCTAAAATGATAAGAAAATAAGGGGCTACGGTTCTCATACTGCGTCATCAGGGCCACTATCTGAAATCTTGGGGTACAGTACATGCTTAATGCCTAGGCATTTATGCCTCTGCCATCAGAGGCATTCAGCTAGGATTCATTTTATTGGATAAGTGCCATTGCTAAACAAAgggatttttttactttttaatatttctttttatttacatgtttttatttgtgtttacatCTTTGTAGACCCTAGTAATCTCTCTTCTAACTAAAGTTGTCATATTGACATATTTAGGTTTTCTTTaacttttctttactttttgtgCTTTTCTGACTCCAGCAGAGTCTGTGAAAACACAGTGATATTTCCCATTGTTAGCTGTGCCACTACAAGAAACTAATCCCTGAACGGATTTATTAACAGTGCAATGGTGCTCACATTAAATGCTGTTACACTGTCCCTGTCGTTTCAGAACCAGTTTACTGACAGAGGAGAGACTAAGCTGATGACAGCCCCATTTCTTTTATGTTAGACTCAACGCACATGAGACAATCATAAGAATGGAGTAAGTTTTATACCATCCCCGTCAAGAAGGACCGCTGTTTTGAAGATGACATATATCTCCATGGTTATGAACAGTTTAAAATaagaactatatatattatgttttatcgTATATTCAATGAGTTTgtatcttttgtgtttttgcaatagcttttctatatttttttatgtacaaaaggaaaacttttaaaaatgcCTACAgaatgtgtttaaataaaagcattagaaACTACATATAACAATTCAGATTTTCACCTTCCTATAAACCTTAAACCAGATGTGTAGTGATACTGTCCCACATTTTACCTTCATGCACTTCATCAGTTccttatcatatcatatatatgttTGACCTTTGCTTTACGACTATCTTTAAAACTCTTTTTATATTCCAAAACATTACACATTTCTAAACACTTgccaaaacatacaaaaacattcACAGTTACTTTAATTTCAAGTGGTTATATATCAATATTACTATGTAGCTATGTACATCAGAAAGATTACCAGTGTTCTCTTCCAGACCAATATACTTAACAGTATTATATTGTAGCCAAGCACAAAACATCACCTGCCATGCCAAACCTTATCATTATTTGACTATGTTATGGGTAGAGGTTGTGTTGAGCACTGTTTTACTCCAAAGTGTATTAAAGGCATAGTCCAGCAATTAtacacactttaatgcatataatacctgagaggtccctttaaatttacatggatacccccttgcaaatgcatttgcccattTGCCCACTCCCCTGCTATTTTCTGTACCGGAGATGTGTTCTGCCAAACAGATCTTGTGGCACGTGATATAAGTACCCCCAATAAGCTCCAGCTCTGACTTGATGAATGCCATGTTAGATTCACGTGCACGTGCGTGAAAAGCACTCAAACGAATTCCAAGCAGCCAAACAGCCAAGCAGCCAAGCAGCGTTGCGCCTCATCAGACCACATAGCAGGCACAGAGCTGCAGAttcaaagctgcagcttctatctAAAGTAAttcctttatttattgtattttgaaaAGGTGCGTATTAAGTACTCAAGTGTGTGTTCTTCTTTGGTGAGactgtcagggacagtaaactaaTTAATTATGCATCAATGTTACAGCTCAATGGACAGGTCAGGGCTCAGATCTCCCTTACTAGCCCATTATACCCACTACCAGCAAAATAAGCTTGGCGGGAACAAATATGGGTACTGTCTAATTGTAAATGAGATAGTTGGGAGGCATGCGTGTATTTAATGCAGTGAAGTTATACAACTGCAAAAATAATCCTTTAGGTTGGAGGTGAAATGAAACATCTCACTTATTTCACTAACCATGTCACTGGGACAAAAATCAAGTTTGGTAAATTTGACTACTTGTAATTTACATAGTAGTTTAACCAAAAAAGGGAATAATTCATGATCTCTATATAATATCATCAATGCATTCGGTGTTACCCACTGAagtaaaaacactcaaaaacgtTTATATGAGCCATTCACTATGGTATGATATCTGACAGCTTTACCCTGTTGTGTAGCTGTGTCCAGTTATACCCTGTGATTGGTGCTCAacaatgtggaaaaaaataactcaGCATTTACTATTTGAAATGCACTATTCCTTTATTTATAGCTATATCATTTTTCTCTTGAACCTTTAATTTCACTTTACCTCAGCATGAGTAACTACTTGAACGAAATCTGCTATTCCTAGCCCATGCAATACCTAACAACTTAGCAGTTAACACTGCTATCAGATTTACCAATTTTAGCAGCACAGTGAGTAATGCATCGACTTTAAAAGTGTTATCCAACTGACATCCTGGTGGGGTAGTTGTATATTACAAAGGAGAGAAAGGGTTAACTTACTGACAAATGACTACACCACCAGAAATCAGAAACAGTGTTAACCCATTAAGAACAGTATGTTTGCAAAGCAATTAAAGTGTTAACccggtgggaaaaaaaaatagagtctTGTGTGcggcaaattaatattttgctcATCTCCATGGTATCCAGTGGTAAACACATAGCTCTGTCATAAGCACTGATAAAGTAAACAATCTTCTCAGAGGTACGTTGATTTAGACATTTAGCAATAACAAAACTATCCAGAAGTCTATGAACCTTCTTCTCTTGTGTCCTGGGAATTATAAACTTTCTCTCAGATACTGTGCGAAAACTTAAAGGCATTTTGTAGGATAatgatttaatgatttaatatGTCTGTCTAATAAAATCGTACCACTACATCAGAAAAGACCAAACCTCGCTAGAATCCAGAAATGAAACACCAACCTAGGAATGGCTGCTGTTGTTGTACTGAGCTGCAGTGTAGTGCATGTGATAGAGGAAACCCATGCTTGCTTCACCAATGCTCTTCACTCAGAACACAAGTTATTTTATGAGTGACTGGTGAGCAGAACTGCCAGGTCTACTGCAAATACATCTGCATTTATTGTTAGTGACAGGGTTTACAATTGACCTGCCCTGATCTCTTAGCTAGCTGCCCTTGTCTACATATTGTATCTTTCCACTTTTTTTACATCTCCCAACTAATCTTGTCAGCTGCTTCACAATTAAGGACAAACGATAACTTTTCACTAGAGAAGTTGTAAAAATCATTCTttgcaggaaataataatatacaataagaaAACCAA
This sequence is a window from Spea bombifrons isolate aSpeBom1 chromosome 2, aSpeBom1.2.pri, whole genome shotgun sequence. Protein-coding genes within it:
- the NDP gene encoding norrin isoform X1 → MGNYVLLAWISALSMVAILVNADKKGNTFMAESNPDRCMRHHYVDAINHPQHKCTAKMVLLARCEGRCSQTSRSDPLVSFSTVLKQPFRSTCHCCRPQTSKLKAIRLRCAGGLRLTATYRYILSCHCEECNS